Proteins encoded in a region of the Raphanus sativus cultivar WK10039 chromosome 8, ASM80110v3, whole genome shotgun sequence genome:
- the LOC108822467 gene encoding GDSL esterase/lipase At1g29670, producing the protein MESYLNSWCVVFVLLGLAVSVTKAQQVPCYFIFGDSLVDNGNNNGLVSFARANYFPYGIDFGGPTGRFSNGRTTVDEIAELLGFNDYIPAYNAVRGRQILSGVNYASAAAGIREETGRQLGQRISFSGQVRNYQNTVQQVVSLLGGETQAADYLKKCIYSVGMGSNDYLNNYFMPTFYSSSRQFTPEQYASDLISRYSTQLTALYNYGARKFALIGIGAIGCSPNALARSRDSRTCDERINSANQIFNSKLRSLVDQLNNNHPDAKFTYINAYDVFQDMIKNPSRFGFRVTNAGCCGIGRNAGQITCLPGQRPCRDRNAYVFWDAFHPTEAANIVIARRSYKAESPSDAYPTDIAGLARL; encoded by the exons ATGGAGAGTTACTTAAACAGTTGGTGTGTAGTGTTTGTGTTGTTGGGTTTAGCGGTTAGTGTAACAAAAGCACAACAAGTTCCATGTTACTTCATTTTTGGTGACTCTTTGGTTGACAATGGAAACAACAATGGTCTTGTTTCTTTTGCAAGAGCCAATTATTTCCCTTACGGCATCGATTTTGGCGGCCCCACTGGCCGTTTCTCCAACGGAAGAACCACCGTTGACGAGATCG CTGAGCTACTTGGATTTAATGACTACATTCCTGCGTACAATGCTGTGAGAGGTCGACAAATACTCTCGGGAGTTAATTACGCATCAGCAGCTGCCGGAATCCGAGAAGAAACCGGTCGACAATTG GGACAAAGGATAAGCTTTAGTGGACAAGTTAGGAACTACCAGAACACGGTTCAGCAGGTTGTGAGTCTGCTGGGAGGAGAGACTCAAGCAGCTGATTACCTCAAAAAGTGCATTTACTCTGTTGGTATGGGAAGCAATGACTACCTCAACAACTACTTCATGCCTACGTTCTACTCTTCTAGCAGACAATTCACACCAGAACAATACGCTAGCGATCTCATCAGTCGCTACAGCACTCAGCTTACC GCACTATACAACTATGGGGCTAGGAAGTTTGCATTGATAGGAATCGGCGCAATCGGTTGTAGTCCTAACGCGCTCGCACGCAGTCGTGACAGTAGGACTTGCGACGAAAGAATCAACTCAGCAAACCAAATCTTCAACAGCAAGCTACGGTCTCTGGTTGATCAGCTCAACAACAATCACCCTGATGCGAAGTTTACCTACATCAATGCTTATGACGTTTTCCAGGACATGATTAAAAACCCATCTAGATTCG gGTTTAGGGTGACGAACGCTGGATGTTGTGGCATCGGTAGAAATGCAGGTCAGATCACATGTTTACCGGGACAAAGACCATGTAGAGACAGAAACGCGTATGTGTTCTGGGACGCGTTTCACCCAACTGAAGCTGCAAACATTGTTATCGCGAGGAGGTCGTACAAGGCAGAGTCGCCTTCAGACGCTTATCCTACTGATATCGCAGGGCTGGCACGGCTTTGA
- the LOC108835987 gene encoding uncharacterized protein LOC108835987, producing MESDEATVVMDLPNRMFAAGEEPVGIRVNPYHKAGGISIILDALEEDEIEVIRKSSFGRFIELADKPSYSGRLGRFLISKQLKVKKKYEAWFLFADDPIRFSLREFAIVTGLPCGKYPKPSKKIMKDLISEKPYWHSLFGMLKEVSVSSVIKMLKSKTVTDKEIRVKYACLALLSSVILPTTHYPKISPVHAERIKDLDEFFAYPWGRLSFEMLISSIKEKDEVALSQNTIAFPGFVQALQLVMMEAIPALTEVVHEDCSLDSEIDFGEDGEENRSTGINTGHARNLDASTNVCITNIIQTPEWFENDEPEVCWSDDEGDTKVEGMIKNIGERKQFRRTMFLGGATKTDVALMREKAEAEALARKRKKRKANTQQGGIESGEAELVQSFVWEKFTSELSRVENKVDEIKRTLSDFQETMMSHITSNTKEILDYVAKITAQSSGPSLHHADDNSPAFKSPHVPVVDTNEAFNRPPIPERSDDASKTINDVIASVSLLSNQNNNLNKDNGDHSVDPLSNAPSLPTITVESTVPTSNDCITGNSANMDVETEDTADTSDNLEPWLVFPLPSFSLGLSQEEMVTDQETEKVQEPDSMVVLGPPPSPVNEPLRPARKSKRHAVVSRTLVGDYQCDKGMLNRVRQQQLSSCSGGGVTDFEAKFARLVEKLKPHSMVCLGSVNVSGKELIDVSSRLKPLSTKMCDALMHHSWFVYQSQQLVKTTKSCLFLDTKFVSQMSKTYPKFSNSSSPEEYVFSKQLMEFLSNLQTSLSGVDRFYFPFNLDKNHWVGVCVDCSAYTMLVLDCNASLRTDAVMSKELAPMSKMFPYLLKQAGRLLSARDLKPLPVERCKSIPQNGCHLDSGVTSVLMMQAHAFAGIEVCKCITPDALAYETKRLAVMVYEEHLGEI from the exons ATGGAATCAGACGAAGCAACAGTGGTAATGGACCTACCGAACAGAATGTTCGCTGCCGGTGAAGAGCCCGTCGGGATCAGGGTAAATCCTTATCACAAAGCCGGTGGGATCAGCATTATCCTTGATGCGTTGGAAGAAGATGAAATTGAGGTTATTAGGAAGTCATCATTCGGGAGGTTTATCGAGCTCGCGGATAAACCAAGTTACTCTGGTCGCCTAGGACGGTTTCTTATATCGAAGCAGCTTAAAGTGAAGAAGAAGTACGAAGCATGGTTCCTCTTTGCTGATGATCCAATCAGGTTTTCATTACGGGAGTTTGCGATAGTCACTGGTCTGCCCTGTGGGAAGTACCCAAAACCGTCAAAAAAGATAATGAAGGATCTTATATCGGAGAAGCCATATTGGCATTCACTGTTTGGGATGTTGAAAGAGGTCAGTGTATCTTCTGTCATTAAAATGTTGAAGAGTAAGACAGTCACTGACAAAGAGATACGGGTTAAATATGCGTGTCTTGCTCTACTCTCGTCGGTGATACTTCCTACAACTCACTACCCGAAAATCTCGCCCGTTCATGCGGAGAGGATAAAAGATCTTGATGAGTTTTTCGCATATCCTTGGGGTCGCCTATCATTTGAGATGCTTATAAGTAGCATAAAGGAGAAGGACGAGGTAGCGCTCTCACAGAACACAATTGCATTCCCTGGATTCGTTCAAGCATTGCAGTTAGTCATGATGGAAGCTATACCTGCTCTGACTGAAGTTGTTCACGAAGATTGCTCTCTCGACTCTGAAATTGATTTCGGTGAAGATGGCGAAGAGAACCGAAGTACTGGTATCAACACGGGACATGCCAGGAACCTTGACGCCTCCACAAAT GTCTGTATCACCAATATAATCCAGACCCCCGAGTGGTTTGAAAATGATGAACCTGAGGTGTGTTGGTCCGACGACGAAGGGGACACCAAAGTTGAAGGAATGATAAAGAATATTGGAGAAAGGAAACAATTCCGCAGAACGATGTTTCTTGGTGGTGCCACAAAGACAGACGTTGCTCTTATGCGGGAAAAGGCTGAGGCTGAGGCGCTAGCTcgcaagaggaagaagagaaaagcAAATACACAACAGGGTGGCATAGAAAGCGGAGAAGCAGAATTGGTACAATCATTTGTTTGGGAGAAGTTCACTTCCGAACTGAGCCGGGTTGAGAACAAGGTTGACGAGATCAAACGTACACTATCTGATTTTCAAGAAACCATGATGAGTCACATCACAAGTAACACTAAGGAGATTTTAGACTACGTCGCTAAGATCACTGCTCAGTCGTCCGGTCCTTCTCTGCATCATGCCGATGACAACTCTCCAGCGTTCAAAAGTCCGCATGTACCGGTTGTGGATACAAATGAAGCATTCAACAGGCCACCCATACCGGAACGATCAGATGACGCATCCAAAACCATCAACGATGTGATTGCCAGCGTTTCTCTGCTTAGTAACCAAAACAACAAT CTCAACAAAGACAATGGAGACCATTCGGTCGACCCTCTTTCCAATGCACCGAGTCTTCCCACCATTACAGTAGAGTCAACGGTTCCTACCTCGAACGATTGCATTACGGGTAACAGTGCCAATATGGACGTTGAGACGGAAGACACCGCAGACACATCAGAT AATCTTGAGCCTTGGTTAGTATTCCCACTACCTTCCTTTTCACTTGGGCTTTCGCAGGAGGAAATGGTAACAGACCAGGAAACTGAAAAAGTTCAAGAACCAGATTCTATGGTTGTACTTGGTCCCCCGCCATCCCCTGTTAACGAACCTCTCCGGCCCGCAAGGAAAAGCAAGCGGCATGCTGTAGTATCTAGGACACTGGTTGGCGATTATCAGTGCGATAAGGGTATGCTCAACCGTGTCAGACAGCAGCAATTGTCATCCTGCAGTGGTGGAGGAGTCACAGACTTTGAAGCGAAGTTTGCAAGACTGGTCGAGAAGCTGAAGCCGCATAG CATGGTCTGCCTAGGGAGTGTCAACGTTTCCGGCAAAGAACTCATTGATGTGTCTTCGAGACTTAAACCTCTTTCAACAAAG ATGTGTGACGCTCTTATGCACCACTCCTGGTTTGTGTATCAGTCCCAACAATTGGTAAAAACAACGAAGAGCTGTCTTTTCCTGGACACCAAGTTTGTGTCACAAATGTCGAAGACCTATCCCAAGTTCTCTAATTCTTCATCTCCTGAGGAGTACGTATTTTCCAAACAACTGATGGAGTTCCTTTCGAATCTTCAGACGTCCTTATCTGGAGTGGACCGCTTCTATTTCCCATTTAACCTCGATAAGAATCACTGGGTTGGAGTGTGCGTTGACTGCAGCGCATACACAATGCTAGTGTTAGATTGCAATGCATCTCTTCGAACCGACGCCGTGATGTCAAAGGAACTTGCTCCAATGTCTAAGATGTTTCCTTACCTCCTAAAGCAGGCGGGTAGGCTTTTGAGTGCTAGGGATTTGAAGCCTTTGCCAGTTGAACGATGTAAATCTATCCCACAGAATGGATGCCATCTTGACTCAGGAGTAACCTCCGTACTAATGATGCAGGCTCATGCTTTCGCAGGCATCGAGGTTTGCAAATGCATTACGCCGGATGCGCTTGCTTATGAAACCAAACGTCTTGCTGTAATGGTTTATGAAGAGCACTTGGGAGAGATATGA
- the LOC108819359 gene encoding GDSL esterase/lipase At1g29660 has product MENYLKKWCLVSVLVLYLGLAFNVKAEPQIPCYFIFGDSLVDNGNNNGLSSLARADYYPYGIDLGGPTGRFSNGKTTVDEIAELLGFDNYIPAYSDASGEQILQGVNYASAAAGIRDETGQQLGQRVTFSGQVQNYQNTVAQVVELLGDENTAADYLKKCIYSVGLGSNDYLNNYFMPQYYSTSRQYTPEQYADDLINRYSDQLNALYNYGARKFALVGVGAIGCSPNALAQGSTDGTTCVESFNSANRIFNNRLKSMVQELNNQHSDAKFTYINAYGVFQDIIANPSAYGFRVTNAACCGVGRNGGQLTCLPGQGPCPNRNEYVFWDAFHPTDAANTIIAKRSYNAQSSSDVYPIDISALAKL; this is encoded by the exons ATGGAGAATTACTTGAAGAAATGGTGTTTGGTTTCTGTGTTGGTTTTATATCTAGGTTTAGCGTTTAATGTAAAAGCAGAGCCTCAAATTCCATGCTACTTCATCTTTGGTGATTCTTTGGTTGATAATGGAAACAATAATGGTCTTTCCTCTCTTGCAAGAGCCGATTATTACCCTTACGGCATTGATTTGGGCGGTCCAACTGGTCGGTTTTCCAATGGAAAAACTACCGTTGATGAaattg CTGAGCTACTTGGATTTGATAACTACATTCCGGCGTATAGTGATGCGAGTGGCGAGCAGATACTTCAAGGAGTCAACTACGCATCTGCAGCTGCTGGAATTAGAGACGAAACCGGTCAACAGCTG GGACAAAGGGTAACATTTAGTGGACAAGTCCAGAATTATCAGAACACAGTGGCACAAGTGGTGGAACTCCTTGGAGATGAAAATACAGCAGCTGATTATCTTAAGAAATGTATTTACTCTGTTGGATTGGGAAGCAATGACTATCTTAATAATTACTTCATGCCTCAGTACTATTCCACTAGCAGACAGTACACTCCCGAACAATACGCTGATGATCTTATCAATCGTTACAGCGACCAGCTCAAT GCACTATACAACTACGGAGCTAGAAAGTTTGCACTGGTAGGAGTGGGAGCCATAGGGTGTAGCCCGAACGCTCTGGCACAGGGCAGCACCGATGGAACAACTTGTGTGGAGAGTTTTAACTCGGCCAACCGAATCTTCAACAACAGGCTTAAGTCTATGGTCCAAGAGCTCAACAACCAGCACTCGGATGCTAAGTTCACCTACATTAATGCTTATGGCGTTTTCCAGGACATAATCGCCAACCCCTCTGCTTACG GGTTTAGGGTTACTAACGCTGCGTGTTGCGGAGTTGGAAGGAACGGAGGTCAGCTAACATGTTTACCGGGACAAGGTCCGTGCCCGAACCGAAATGAGTACGTGTTTTGGGATGCGTTTCATCCAACGGATGCTGCGAATACGATCATTGCTAAGAGATCTTACAATGCGCAATCGTCTTCAGACGTTTATCCAATTGATATCTCGGCGTTGGCAAAGCTTTGA
- the LOC130498354 gene encoding uncharacterized protein LOC130498354, which yields MNTFVGDGDHSPTDLYVGMYFKSRDAFRQHMACYAISKKFKFRCEKSGPYVTVLSCCGNTCKWRVYAVLIEGTNAYEVRKLVSSHSCSVDERAGYQRQATSTVIGEMMKPKFVGSGSGPRPMEIRNMMRGDHAVNISYWKAWRSREAAIDQAKGSCVASYKALPTYLHKLVEANPGTVADLATEYQEGVGHRFKYMFLAMGASIKGYPYMRKVVVVDGTHLKGKYAGCLLTASAQDGNYQIYPLAFAIVDGENDKSWEWFFQRLTSIVPDEEGLVFVSDRHASIYQGLRKVYPSAGHCACIVHLKRNIRTNFKERHLGYLVAKAARAFRMSEFYSTFNEIKKVNPRCADYLIDLGLGHWARSHFPGARYNIMTSNLAESWNAVLREAREYPVVPLIEFIRSKLMSWFSKRRQSLEGNNAALAPKVLELLAASFELTGAFEVKKVDTGEYEVRDTSGVSFLVNLPEKSCTCYQFQMLRIPCSHAIASAIQAGVNVESMVADVYSVAFMKSAYKGHILPPKEYEIHSELSSAMEALYLQPPSTRRPPGRPRKQRFLSRGEVRMKITRRKTVCSRCKGIGHNRATCKQPI from the exons ATGAATACGTTTGTAGGGGACGGAGATCACTCTCCAACTGACCTATACGTTGGTATGTACTTCAAGAGCAGAGATGCCTTCAGGCAACATATGGCATGCTACGCAATAAGCAAAAAGTTCAAGTTCCGGTGTGAAAAATCTGGTCCGTATGTCACGGTCTTGTCATGCTGCGGAAACACATGTAAATGGCGAGTCTATGCAGTCCTCATCGAGGGCACAAATGCTTACGAGGTTAGGAAGTTAGTGAGCTCGCACAGTTGTTCAGTTGACGAGAGAGCTGGATATCAGAGACAGGCAACATCTACTGTCATCGGTGAGATGATGAAGCCAAAGTTTGTTGGTTCTGGTTCCGGACCAAGGCCAATGGAAATAAGAAACATGATGCGAGGGGATCATGCAGTTAATATTTCCTACTGGAAGGCTTGGCGTTCACGTGAAGCAGCAATCGACCAAGCAAAAGGCTCGTGTGTGGCTTCTTACAAAGCACTCCCCACATACTTGCATAAGCTTGTAGAGGCCAACCCAGGAACAGTTGCTGATTTAGCAACAGAATACCAGGAGGGAGTTGGCCACCGCTTCAAATATATGTTTCTCGCCATGGGAGCTTCGATCAAGGGTTATCCTTACATGCGTAAGGTGGTTGTTGTCGATGGAACTCATCTGAAAGGGAAGTATGCAGGGTGTCTGCTAACAGCCTCAGCACAAGATGGAAACTACCAGATATATCCGCTTGCGTTTGCTATAGTTGATGGAGAAAACGACAAGTCTTGGGAATGGTTCTTCCAGAGGCTAACATCGATAGTCCCAGACGAGGAAGGTTTGGTGTTTGTTTCAGATCGTCATGCATCAATATACCAGGGACTCAGGAAG GTGTATCCAAGTGCCGGTCATTGTGCTTGTATTGTCCACTTGAAGAGAAACATAAGAACGAACTTTAAAGAAAGACACCTTGGTTACTTGGTTGCAAAGGCCGCACGAGCATTTAGGATGTCTGAGTTCTACTCCACTTTCAACGAGATCAAGAAAGTCAACCCGAGATGTGCCGACTACTTAATTGATCTTGGATTAGGTCATTGGGCAAGATCTCATTTCCCAGGTGCACGCTACAACATCATGACTAGTAACCTGGCAGAGTCATGGAACGCAGTATTGCGTGAAGCCAGAGAGTATCCTGTGGTTCCGTTAATAGAGTTCATACGTTCTAAGCTAATGTCATGGTTCTCAAAGAGACGTCAGTCTCTCGAAGGTAATAATGCTGCCTTGGCTCCTAAGGTATTGGAACTGCTTGCTGCCAGCTTTGAGTTGACAGGTGCATTTGAGGTCAAGAAGGTGGACACCGGAGAGTACGAGGTGCGCGACACGAGTGGTGTCTCATTCCTCGTAAACCTGCCTGAAAAGAGTTGCACTTGCTACCAGTTCCAGATGCTTCGCATACCATGTTCACATGCAATTGCTTCAGCAATACAAGCAGGGGTTAATGTAGAATCAATGGTTGCAGACGTGTACAGCGTAGCATTCATGAAGTCTGCGTACAAGGGACATATATTGCCTCCAAAAGAATACGAGATTCACTCGGAACTCTCTTCGGCAATGGAAGCTCTCTACCTACAACCTCCTTCAACTAGGCGCCCACCAGGAAGGCCTCGTAAGCAGAGATTCCTGTCCCGCGGTGAAGTGCGT ATGAAGATAACTCGAAGGAAGACAGTGTGTAGCCGGTGCAAGGGGATAGGTCACAACCGTGCTACATGCAAGCAACCAATATGA
- the LOC130498814 gene encoding uncharacterized protein LOC130498814, with product MSQLVRLWRGDWKKQPNGDWIFFEDPSDFGFGALIGEGETFESLMTIVRMRYQLANTTPVVLSYQLPDHMLVQAGRRSPPITLSTTADVGVMLTVRDWYAEQTVNVTIGPQNVAMYHFHRRDNFVVRGRTFVVDGSSNEEGRNAFEGLMNERIIVCSVSVLEEIFSEEDMVILHRVALELNSPSYTRGRRAPPPSPTTNGGSTRMELVLLDDDDEVMATTQVSNGGHSGLIVANSGEMTIVPVTEQQLELPLSQPPTAFGDVGLDLMVTSQNGNPEIDCEGFHDNFMWERLLEEGLLQTVQGLLQTVHVGKTLGRRITAQPNEPNEPNQESPKSVLRVLNGPEAHDGGNSSTGSSVGVTSLVPETVLTPVTGTTCGSISSVGTQPVGLMSSGNALLAEFDKYIEARSTMAMLSPVGPGLPASAASASFASGSKSVGSPTLKLTLGRPNQAGPPKKDRAPEDSSPEDSGSGGSF from the exons ATGAGTCAGCTTGTGCGTCTATGGCGTGGGGATTGGAAGAAGCAGCCCAACGGAGACTGGATTTTCTTTGAGGACCCATCTGACTTCGGTTTCGGTGCATTGATCGGCGAGGGTGAAACTTTTGAGTCACTGATGACTATCGTTCGTATGCGATACCAACTGGCGAACACAACCCCTGTTGTCTTAAGCTACCAGCTTCCTGACCATATGCTGGTCCAAGCGGGGAGGAGGTCGCCACCGATAACTCTATCTACCACCGCAGACGTTGGCGTCATGTTGACTGTCCGTGATTGGTACGCGGAGCAAACTGTGAATGTCACCATCGGACCACAAAACGTCGCTATGTATCATTTTCATCGTCGTGACAACTTTGTTGTCCGCGGCAGGACCTTTGTCGTTGATGGAAGCTCTAACGAAGAGGGGAGAAATGCGTTCGAAG GTCTCATGAATGAAAGGATTATCGTTTGTAGTGTGAGTGTTTTGGAAGAGATCTTTAGCGAAGAGGACATGGTCATCTTGCACCGTGTTGCTCTAGAGCTGAACTCTCCCAGTTACACTCGTGGTCGTCGTGCCCCTCCCCCATCTCCGACTACCAACGGCGGTTCTACTCGAATGGAACTTGTACTGCTGGATGATGACGACGAGGTGATGGCTACTACACAAGTGAGTAATGGAGGCCACAGTGGACTAATCGTTGCAAACTCGG GTGAAATGACTATTGTTCCTGTTACGGAACAACAGCTGGAACTCCCTCTCAGCCAGCCACCCACAGCCTTTGGCGACGTCGGTCTTGATCTCATGGTTACATCCCAAAACGGAAACCCCGAGATTGACTGTGAAGGGTTCCATGACAACTTCATGTGGGAAAGACTCTTGGAAGAAGGATTGCTTCAAACTGTTCAAGGATTGCTTCAAACTGTTCATGTGGGAAAGACTCTTGGAAGAAGGATCACCGCACAGCCCAACGAGCCCAACGAGCCCAACCAGGAGTCTCCCAAGTCTGTTCTCCGTGTGCTTAATGGGCCTGAAGCCCATGATGGTGGAAACTCTTCTACTGGATCGTCCGTCGGTGTGACATCACTTGTGCCTGAAACCGTCCTCACCCCAGTTACTGGGACCACTTGCGGTTCAATCTCTAGCGTCGGAACTCAGCCGGTCGGACTAATGAGCAGTGGCAATGCTTTACTTGCGGAGTTTGACAAGTACATTG AGGCAAGATCGACAATGGCGATGCTCTCTCCTGTTGGGCCTGGGCTTCCAGCTTCCGCAGCTTCTGCATCGTTTGCTTCAGGCTCAAAGAGTGTTGGATCTCCAACACTTAAGTTAACCTTGGGCCGTCCCAACCAAGCAGGCCCACCGAAGAAGGACCGTGCACCGGAGGATTCTTCGCCGGAGGACAGCGGCAGTGGGGGTTCGTTCTAA